The Candidatus Omnitrophota bacterium genome has a window encoding:
- the pgk gene encoding phosphoglycerate kinase codes for MFAQFPKKSLFSKLISGLAVVSFIITSVPVRSYAALGTVDKLRAPVVESNSGMIDSIERELSGTPLPNVKIFAENFKVGGKTTKEQEKNVGQIILLSQLLERKLAGALLGHSATREDCIKELTKVGERLLISGGIDKDLAKIKIKEIAENSFNSAVGPVKIGDSTLGTVPLIVRDAWIKTMTKAMENLLTEIPVANDKARIEAKNIASARFNEVINHRILALLDAGIKDIPICVGGSKEEILAQLNAYFNHIPAERLKDTKFYVANEPPDKIGKVADAGGKDVAADTDEVRDVHQAIYNLLEVKYGKDIVNSIWGKSFLMLYGASVDGKNIDRIMSVKSNRPDMAGVPLVHGVLFASSGKKVPGFLAVAKGVSRAAIADNNKYVCFVNLKAFDNKDKTPPDQFLAGIYEAINKGEIDASRTSLFIAEQDSNLGDWQQALAKAEAEFMRTNPKFLLASLNMAELKEILASDVKSAEILDGIAKKLNSLPKAEKLELSRLEAVVVLGKLANLTETETFSRIRKIVHRLSAEQLAALKGIAKADLFKNDDLDRKLAIALKPTNIFVSAGNAVIFSEGAFNSWLNEWEPGQNIVAIKTLKGAKQLNAAAFVRQNFYSGGVFARYQVAGLHLGEPVNVDGKKIDTIIVPEDKNSGRPEMRILYFGPEISNKDAVGIMRQLGIGPDVVAEYGPGKDEGGGKGGTYQALRIKEFIQMGLPVACASPVNKDGIKVGLKAAGLNPKIAFKEALFSFNRDKVTSNTWAVDTLSCTSNAMISAIVAAHEAFGVESGSGETVHAQTASNAVFPEPSGRERDPVDVLRGFSIIQDIQEASTGAAKNLFKIIPELEGNFPITAKRVGAITGSAFTITMNLKKEVTEKEVRDALRNFAKNKSNGMVRFYEGIPGVAGTPLDTNSIVGWSSVSIIDGFMIQVLNNKKTIIIKGLYDNQSAAPGQIAHRWAPWMVDARRAKEILTPAPVQIKTTEVATVPYMSSWGKAELEGKSVLERVDLNVSGAKGEIKSTKKIFEAVRTMVYPLENGAKTVVVISHNGRPDGKVDKAYSMGPISVEIQKALEAQGYNYKAVFHENSITAKGLAKGLKQRIIPGAINILEDSRFYEGEEGNDPSFAAGLADLVDNEVFIFDAFGAAERTGGSLDLVANYVEKIALGLIMENEDKNLQLALQNLHGVIIGGGPKVSEKVPMLQKVIPNMKEGGFLMIGTGPVAPFLKALHNIEVGAKVGENDLKQAQSIIDLSKQYNIKLALPSDFVVVNMDLTKPAEGSEKSWLELKKIPQNAKIYHVTLEQLKQGTFADTESGDTLIAKNLFIYDIYKQSIEEFSKIILQTPAGRWNVWNGALGVSEIPQFEVGSKEVGKTCLEAAKNKANIGLVGSDTGAMAEQFGISGEGIYISTGGSSALAVMQAKELLVMIGLKKAQALIDIANGLKVSAKKVRDFLLVNKASLETLSDKNLIAAISTGVKAKDVEKEAEKVETAAGEVMTRN; via the coding sequence ATGTTCGCACAGTTTCCTAAGAAATCATTGTTTTCAAAATTAATTTCCGGCCTCGCCGTGGTAAGTTTTATTATTACCAGTGTTCCGGTGAGAAGCTATGCCGCTTTAGGTACTGTGGATAAGCTGCGCGCTCCGGTAGTAGAGAGTAATTCTGGCATGATAGATTCCATTGAAAGGGAACTAAGTGGAACGCCTTTACCTAACGTCAAGATTTTTGCAGAAAATTTTAAAGTTGGAGGTAAGACTACTAAGGAGCAAGAGAAAAATGTTGGTCAAATTATACTCTTAAGTCAATTATTAGAGAGAAAACTTGCAGGTGCTCTTTTAGGACATTCGGCAACAAGGGAAGATTGTATTAAGGAGTTAACTAAAGTGGGAGAGCGCCTTTTAATTTCCGGCGGCATTGATAAAGATTTAGCTAAGATCAAGATTAAAGAAATCGCAGAAAATAGTTTTAATTCAGCTGTAGGGCCAGTGAAAATAGGTGATTCGACATTAGGCACTGTTCCTTTAATAGTAAGAGATGCTTGGATTAAGACAATGACTAAAGCAATGGAAAATCTATTAACAGAAATTCCTGTTGCGAATGATAAGGCTCGAATTGAAGCTAAAAATATCGCTTCAGCAAGATTTAATGAAGTTATAAATCATCGTATCCTCGCATTGCTTGATGCCGGAATCAAAGATATACCCATTTGCGTTGGAGGTTCCAAAGAGGAGATTTTAGCGCAGTTAAATGCTTATTTTAATCATATTCCGGCAGAGCGGTTAAAAGATACTAAGTTTTATGTCGCTAATGAACCTCCGGACAAAATCGGAAAGGTCGCAGATGCGGGAGGTAAGGATGTAGCCGCAGATACTGATGAGGTTCGCGATGTCCATCAAGCTATATATAATTTACTTGAAGTAAAATACGGTAAAGATATTGTTAACTCAATATGGGGTAAATCATTTTTAATGCTTTATGGCGCAAGCGTAGACGGCAAGAATATCGATAGGATTATGTCGGTTAAAAGTAATAGGCCGGATATGGCGGGCGTTCCGCTTGTCCATGGCGTATTATTTGCCTCTTCAGGCAAAAAAGTTCCCGGTTTTCTTGCTGTGGCTAAAGGGGTAAGCAGGGCAGCCATAGCAGACAATAATAAGTACGTTTGTTTCGTTAATTTAAAAGCATTTGACAATAAGGATAAAACACCTCCGGATCAATTCTTGGCAGGAATTTATGAAGCAATAAATAAAGGAGAAATTGATGCTTCCAGGACATCTTTGTTTATTGCCGAACAAGATTCTAATTTGGGAGATTGGCAGCAGGCATTAGCAAAAGCAGAAGCTGAATTTATGCGGACTAATCCAAAGTTCTTATTGGCTTCTTTGAATATGGCGGAACTCAAGGAAATTTTAGCTTCCGATGTCAAATCAGCAGAAATCTTAGACGGTATAGCAAAGAAATTGAATAGCCTCCCCAAAGCCGAAAAATTAGAGTTGAGCAGGCTGGAAGCGGTGGTTGTGTTGGGGAAATTGGCTAACCTTACTGAAACCGAGACGTTTAGCCGGATAAGAAAGATAGTCCATCGTTTAAGCGCTGAGCAGTTGGCTGCGTTAAAAGGCATTGCCAAAGCGGATTTGTTCAAGAATGATGACTTGGATAGGAAATTAGCCATTGCTTTGAAACCGACAAATATCTTTGTCAGCGCCGGCAACGCGGTTATTTTTTCGGAAGGCGCGTTTAATTCATGGCTAAATGAATGGGAACCGGGGCAAAACATCGTTGCCATAAAAACACTCAAAGGAGCTAAACAACTTAATGCTGCGGCATTTGTTCGGCAGAATTTTTATTCCGGCGGAGTGTTCGCGCGATATCAAGTCGCCGGCTTACATCTCGGTGAGCCTGTAAATGTAGATGGGAAGAAGATAGATACTATTATTGTTCCTGAAGATAAAAATTCAGGCCGGCCGGAAATGCGCATTCTTTATTTTGGCCCGGAAATAAGCAATAAAGACGCAGTGGGAATAATGAGGCAATTAGGAATCGGCCCGGATGTAGTCGCGGAATATGGCCCGGGTAAAGATGAAGGAGGCGGTAAAGGCGGCACTTATCAGGCGTTGCGTATCAAAGAATTCATACAGATGGGGTTGCCGGTAGCCTGCGCTTCTCCGGTGAATAAAGACGGAATAAAAGTCGGGCTTAAGGCAGCGGGTTTGAATCCTAAAATTGCTTTCAAGGAAGCATTATTTTCTTTTAACAGAGATAAGGTGACTTCGAATACCTGGGCAGTAGATACTTTATCTTGTACTTCTAATGCCATGATTTCTGCGATTGTCGCTGCGCATGAAGCTTTTGGCGTTGAGTCAGGTTCTGGTGAGACGGTTCATGCGCAGACCGCTTCTAACGCTGTTTTCCCTGAACCTAGCGGCAGGGAAAGAGATCCGGTGGATGTTTTGAGAGGGTTCTCGATAATCCAGGATATCCAGGAAGCTTCTACCGGAGCGGCCAAGAACCTGTTTAAGATAATCCCGGAATTGGAAGGTAATTTCCCGATTACGGCTAAACGGGTTGGCGCAATCACGGGGAGCGCCTTTACGATCACGATGAATCTAAAAAAAGAAGTTACTGAAAAAGAAGTCAGAGACGCGTTGAGGAACTTTGCAAAAAATAAATCAAATGGTATGGTCAGGTTCTATGAAGGAATACCCGGTGTTGCCGGCACTCCTTTAGATACCAACTCTATTGTAGGATGGTCTAGTGTTTCGATTATTGACGGGTTTATGATCCAAGTGCTTAATAACAAGAAAACCATAATAATCAAAGGCCTCTATGATAATCAATCCGCGGCACCTGGCCAGATTGCGCACAGATGGGCGCCCTGGATGGTTGACGCAAGAAGGGCAAAGGAAATTTTGACGCCCGCTCCTGTACAAATTAAAACCACGGAAGTTGCAACTGTTCCTTATATGAGCAGTTGGGGTAAGGCAGAGCTTGAAGGTAAAAGTGTCCTTGAACGTGTAGACCTTAATGTTTCCGGCGCAAAGGGAGAAATTAAATCAACAAAGAAGATCTTTGAAGCCGTACGCACCATGGTTTATCCCTTGGAAAACGGAGCTAAGACTGTGGTAGTTATCAGCCATAATGGAAGGCCCGACGGGAAAGTGGATAAAGCATATTCTATGGGGCCGATTTCCGTAGAAATCCAAAAAGCTTTAGAAGCGCAAGGATACAATTATAAAGCGGTGTTTCATGAGAATAGCATAACGGCTAAGGGGTTAGCAAAAGGATTAAAGCAAAGAATCATTCCTGGCGCGATAAATATCCTTGAGGATAGCCGTTTCTATGAAGGAGAAGAAGGAAATGATCCGTCTTTTGCCGCGGGGCTGGCGGATTTAGTGGATAATGAGGTATTTATTTTTGACGCCTTTGGCGCGGCGGAAAGGACCGGCGGATCATTGGATTTAGTCGCCAACTACGTGGAAAAGATCGCCCTTGGCTTGATAATGGAAAATGAGGATAAAAATCTACAACTTGCTTTGCAAAATCTTCACGGAGTTATTATCGGCGGAGGCCCCAAGGTCAGCGAGAAGGTGCCGATGCTGCAAAAAGTCATCCCGAACATGAAGGAGGGCGGATTCCTAATGATTGGAACCGGGCCGGTTGCTCCATTCTTAAAAGCACTGCATAATATCGAGGTCGGAGCAAAGGTCGGCGAGAACGATCTTAAACAAGCCCAGAGTATTATTGATCTGTCTAAGCAATATAACATCAAATTGGCGTTGCCTTCTGATTTTGTGGTGGTGAATATGGATTTAACCAAACCGGCTGAAGGCAGTGAAAAATCCTGGCTTGAGTTAAAGAAAATTCCCCAAAACGCCAAGATTTATCATGTAACCCTGGAGCAGTTGAAGCAGGGTACATTCGCTGATACCGAATCAGGAGATACATTAATCGCTAAAAATCTTTTCATCTATGATATTTATAAACAGAGTATTGAAGAGTTTAGCAAAATTATTCTTCAGACTCCTGCCGGAAGATGGAATGTTTGGAATGGCGCGCTAGGCGTGAGCGAAATACCGCAGTTTGAGGTTGGCTCAAAAGAGGTTGGCAAGACTTGCCTGGAAGCCGCCAAAAACAAAGCCAATATCGGATTAGTGGGTTCGGATACCGGAGCAATGGCAGAGCAGTTTGGCATCTCCGGCGAGGGGATTTATATCTCAACAGGCGGCAGTTCAGCGCTGGCAGTTATGCAAGCCAAAGAATTGTTAGTAATGATTGGATTGAAAAAAGCGCAAGCTCTAATTGATATCGCCAATGGATTAAAGGTGAGCGCGAAAAAAGTCAGGGATTTTCTACTTGTAAATAAGGCGTCTCTGGAAACGCTCAGCGATAAGAATCTCATCGCAGCGATTAGCACAGGGGTGAAAGCCAAAGATGTTGAAAAAGAAGCTGAAAAAGTAGAGACAGCTGCAGGTGAAGTGATGACAAGGAATTAA
- a CDS encoding PEP/pyruvate-binding domain-containing protein translates to MHKKSKTYLKKEKKMSAQFSKDGLVSKFIIGVVLASFILTNASIKQAYAAADKLRPEAFTEDLSITSIKNDFMREMLGDYKVSSTVNFSFDTYSKQVIDLEHSPEAKKKMEEVFGASVKDGEEYSVLYFIGEPVAFVKKDNAGFSIKKIGEDIKKIPLEAFVEDAAKAKAEGIKAIDIVLSDYLFLEKRATIAVADRMTLDYRELRLYHDQEFTNKNEEYKEKIKQLQQQNTPDAKNQLKILKEEYAVFLKNDGLRLAGGKGLSLAIMDDVVSVPPGFNVTTTAYFKFVKANPELYDLIKEELKVLDTMDDQKRDAITRKIREVMKRSSIPDDIKNEVLVMYRQLNVLRVLAKKDIPARVAVRSSGIKEDIKVSSWLPITTGSQAGQSDTFLNVSGEKNVLDKLKADWASLFTDRAVSYRDDAIFLIFSSAIEFEGKQPKRVYYDLINKLREYAVRLNKPEFTDYAETLTNYRNPGSVNLMNAMEEILKYENNPEIRHSLETMQKIALEFIHPEEIGIDVVIMQMVRSYLAGVIFSVNPATKMAGVSQALYKAWKGDKSLVQLDKEGNIVGTKPIVVSFEIAYGYGENVVGGKVDPDKFVMATYDGINWFFLERHKGTKLIQMINIEKSIDLLKSKLSQDKIRSLAGMVEKAISYDEVDKRINGILVTNLYGTRYLNELPDKTETEKDKKARVQKIATDIANMIKANSSIGAVQEYIKQNFHVSPNNEKNGLKESAVNKLIQEVFASVENASNEAKAGMSSLHEFFGNSIETAEAFILMTKEVWENKEFDLVHRGDVLKKLGLEAKEMRNLSYLIRALVDNSFTCNLETTPTHQDSFSINDEEAIEIAHMAWNIANFYKDQRDIEFAVEIDPSVPKGQEGRLEAYTADVDGARLKMQKDGKLVKVEDTARGGKVVLKLYNVQARPYTAAIQKTDVVRQRSEVDEKFIEDNNIKAITSGTKGENATEAYVLVFDPNKTIDWHAETIRRLKAGQFSDEEKRQIKKLGFNPDEFGIGKDKVLPIALYLLEADPNHDPIMRLVDAVITIRGGDTCHAAIFCREQGIPAVTGVGKFTLEERLVATGDGLTVDANNGLLYKLEPDPAKRIPVNFVKFRIKPYGIPGDDDGMPYPSIGQIIASDSTAQQNAPIMLAEDDAGNALTRAEFKAEQLGLNVFAGYGYDLIQNIKAGRSKMPELVTVEQLIEGKIEGSEKFVSKVNNEIFKYYKDKPEILNGFKEQFSREYKIEDGIKLLSIFDLMKLREQDSPLNREQLRLLDYSMKIPGIVSALTDQYGAMQRRFNFDYNIISQLNKSPWILKEIENKLVEKGYSSFGKYVGTEFRTFYNLMGFSVSPDQKAKNRAYDFAQDKIRGMPGSEIFSWPGVNPLVGLRGASLEIEGIDEDFDGNQKVLSFLLDSVIDANQNTHNQAWFYVFIRFVRELDMLDIALERIAARKGKLPKQIGIMIEVPSDAILADKLGKKLLAMREKYKKYGVELTFFSFGTNDYSHLAGKGDREDPRMKLELLDPAAIKAINAIKEAGFFYNDSIKKLPLIDEGADVMIQLMEAVVKEAKELGIRINLCGESVTSLVGRGDYDSAGKIMNLLDSFGISMMSVRLLASMTRLDTMSATKEIIAPESEKEVLFDLNAGEVKQRTGVIKGEVIYVEKAEDLLPDALKGLEGAELEEKREFLKLQSLESARSTMKTYNKVVVLNRNLVAISEDELVKAMTPAYFEQFKREGLLKPIGNNLYVWTNLNVHAKKFSAQLKDRRFSDDERTKIMAIWQKCWDNTIEGLERRGIDWDDLQYAKAIIVDGDVNLDGWDVFRRDKGIVPTRIKAIAKGIGAMRPQLEGQFVTIDYAAKKIYKGNLKVEKKKAIVRSLPIPQYDPQIDTKQAVEENANSVYSKIEFNPLVLLAFENEQIKGKTLEDSLGKVFDEYVGKLIDELDKIAKEKYQDKKLSLINEIQEKIKKEPEKIIKEFLQDKLDKITRNDGAALSKNWLEELRNRYFADMRKRIVSRLNGKSAKEFIKDSFKQQMQEIIEKNKGQFVVHKTTSLNCLVFRNMNFGFLVEQVNPNPDYGLLGAARAIGDFWEINRLELEAFKEVRAALPVKERKDFGLQITELKGTQSGAVIIAWKYILKDMGIIPGEDGLQLGVNIATPSDTLAVDKYFEYFKDLGTGLNFVTFDKIMLGAAWAGVDIYWKEWRRLAKEGELQEIGDVAIKIVKGKMEDINKNDDQNKKIIVSFAPLVKETKEINDAAEKQKIEENAVSGKN, encoded by the coding sequence ATGCATAAAAAATCAAAAACTTATTTAAAAAAGGAGAAGAAAATGTCCGCGCAGTTTTCTAAAGACGGCCTGGTTTCAAAGTTTATTATAGGAGTTGTGTTAGCCAGTTTTATTCTCACTAATGCGTCTATTAAACAGGCCTATGCAGCTGCGGACAAGCTAAGACCAGAAGCGTTCACAGAAGATTTGAGCATAACCAGCATTAAAAATGACTTTATGCGGGAAATGCTGGGTGATTATAAAGTTTCTTCAACCGTTAATTTTTCATTCGATACTTACTCTAAACAGGTAATTGATTTAGAGCATTCTCCTGAAGCGAAAAAGAAAATGGAAGAAGTGTTTGGCGCTTCGGTAAAGGACGGAGAAGAATATTCTGTGCTTTATTTTATCGGTGAACCGGTGGCCTTCGTGAAAAAAGACAACGCGGGTTTTAGCATAAAGAAAATTGGTGAAGACATAAAGAAGATTCCGCTTGAGGCGTTCGTTGAAGATGCCGCTAAGGCTAAGGCAGAAGGTATAAAAGCTATAGATATTGTATTATCCGATTATCTTTTCTTGGAAAAGAGAGCTACGATAGCTGTCGCGGACAGAATGACTCTGGATTACCGTGAATTAAGGCTATATCACGATCAGGAATTTACGAATAAAAACGAAGAATATAAAGAAAAAATAAAACAACTACAACAACAAAATACCCCAGATGCTAAAAACCAACTTAAAATATTAAAAGAAGAATATGCGGTTTTCTTAAAAAATGACGGGTTGAGGCTTGCGGGCGGCAAGGGGTTGAGCCTGGCCATTATGGATGATGTAGTCAGCGTTCCCCCCGGATTTAATGTTACCACAACCGCTTATTTTAAATTTGTGAAAGCAAACCCTGAACTGTATGACTTAATCAAAGAAGAATTAAAAGTATTAGATACGATGGATGACCAGAAAAGGGACGCAATAACTAGAAAAATCCGAGAAGTCATGAAACGTTCTTCGATTCCGGATGATATCAAAAACGAGGTATTAGTAATGTATCGCCAGTTGAATGTCCTGCGCGTTCTGGCGAAAAAAGACATCCCCGCAAGAGTTGCGGTGAGAAGCTCGGGTATAAAAGAAGATATCAAGGTCTCGTCTTGGCTTCCGATTACTACTGGTTCCCAGGCAGGCCAATCCGATACTTTTCTTAATGTCAGCGGTGAAAAAAATGTGCTTGATAAACTGAAAGCTGATTGGGCCAGCCTTTTTACAGATAGGGCAGTAAGCTATAGAGATGATGCTATATTTTTGATTTTTTCCAGCGCAATCGAATTTGAAGGCAAGCAGCCCAAGCGCGTATATTATGATTTAATCAATAAGCTCCGCGAATACGCTGTAAGATTGAACAAGCCGGAATTTACCGACTATGCCGAAACTTTAACTAATTACCGCAATCCCGGTTCGGTAAATTTAATGAATGCGATGGAAGAGATTTTAAAATATGAAAACAATCCCGAGATAAGACACAGTTTGGAAACGATGCAAAAAATCGCTTTGGAATTTATCCATCCTGAAGAGATCGGAATCGACGTTGTGATTATGCAAATGGTTAGGAGTTATTTGGCCGGTGTAATTTTTTCGGTTAACCCGGCGACCAAGATGGCGGGTGTTTCACAGGCATTATATAAGGCCTGGAAAGGCGACAAAAGCCTGGTGCAGTTAGATAAAGAAGGCAATATAGTCGGCACAAAGCCGATAGTAGTCAGCTTTGAAATCGCTTATGGTTATGGAGAAAATGTAGTTGGAGGGAAAGTCGATCCGGATAAATTTGTTATGGCTACTTATGACGGCATAAACTGGTTTTTCTTAGAAAGGCATAAGGGCACTAAGCTTATTCAGATGATTAACATTGAAAAATCGATCGACCTCTTAAAAAGCAAACTAAGCCAGGATAAGATACGGTCATTGGCAGGTATGGTGGAAAAAGCAATTAGTTACGATGAGGTTGACAAAAGGATAAACGGCATTTTGGTCACAAATTTATACGGGACACGGTATTTAAACGAATTACCGGATAAAACAGAAACCGAGAAAGATAAAAAAGCGCGAGTACAAAAAATCGCCACAGATATAGCGAATATGATCAAGGCGAATAGTTCAATAGGCGCGGTACAAGAATATATCAAGCAGAATTTCCATGTTTCTCCTAATAATGAAAAGAATGGACTAAAGGAATCGGCAGTTAATAAATTAATACAAGAAGTTTTTGCTTCGGTTGAAAACGCCAGCAATGAGGCAAAAGCCGGGATGAGTAGTTTGCATGAGTTTTTTGGCAATAGCATAGAAACAGCCGAAGCGTTTATACTGATGACAAAAGAGGTGTGGGAAAATAAGGAATTCGATTTAGTGCATAGAGGCGACGTATTAAAAAAATTGGGGTTAGAAGCTAAAGAAATGAGGAACTTAAGTTATCTCATAAGGGCGCTGGTAGATAATAGCTTTACCTGTAATTTGGAAACCACGCCTACTCATCAGGACTCATTTAGTATTAACGATGAGGAAGCAATTGAGATTGCCCATATGGCATGGAACATTGCAAATTTTTATAAAGACCAGAGAGATATTGAGTTCGCGGTTGAGATAGACCCTTCTGTGCCTAAAGGCCAGGAAGGCCGGCTCGAAGCATATACTGCCGATGTGGATGGCGCTCGCCTTAAAATGCAAAAAGACGGCAAACTGGTAAAAGTTGAAGATACAGCTAGGGGAGGAAAAGTTGTTTTAAAACTCTATAACGTGCAGGCGCGTCCTTATACCGCCGCTATTCAAAAAACCGATGTTGTCCGGCAAAGAAGTGAAGTGGACGAGAAATTTATTGAGGATAATAATATAAAAGCTATTACCAGCGGTACAAAAGGCGAAAATGCGACCGAAGCGTATGTGCTGGTATTTGACCCAAATAAAACCATTGATTGGCATGCTGAGACAATAAGAAGATTAAAGGCAGGACAGTTTAGCGATGAAGAAAAGAGGCAGATAAAGAAACTGGGATTTAATCCCGATGAATTCGGTATAGGTAAAGATAAGGTTTTGCCGATAGCGTTATATTTGTTAGAAGCGGATCCGAACCATGATCCGATTATGCGGCTGGTGGACGCGGTAATTACTATTAGAGGAGGAGATACCTGCCACGCGGCAATTTTCTGCAGAGAGCAGGGTATTCCGGCTGTAACAGGGGTGGGTAAGTTTACACTTGAGGAAAGGCTTGTGGCTACGGGAGATGGTTTAACTGTAGACGCCAATAATGGTCTTCTATACAAACTTGAACCTGATCCAGCAAAGAGAATCCCGGTCAATTTCGTAAAATTCAGGATTAAGCCATACGGTATCCCGGGAGATGACGATGGAATGCCATATCCCTCAATCGGCCAGATTATTGCTTCGGATTCGACCGCTCAACAGAATGCGCCGATTATGCTGGCTGAAGATGACGCGGGTAATGCATTAACCCGCGCTGAATTTAAAGCGGAGCAATTAGGTTTGAATGTATTCGCGGGTTACGGCTACGATCTTATTCAGAATATTAAAGCGGGCCGTTCAAAAATGCCGGAGCTGGTAACCGTAGAGCAGTTAATTGAAGGAAAGATTGAAGGCTCTGAAAAATTTGTTTCTAAAGTAAATAATGAAATTTTTAAATATTATAAGGATAAGCCGGAGATTTTAAATGGCTTTAAAGAGCAATTTAGCAGGGAATATAAGATTGAAGACGGCATAAAATTGTTAAGTATTTTCGATCTTATGAAATTACGAGAGCAAGATTCCCCGCTAAACAGGGAGCAACTGCGTTTATTAGATTATTCCATGAAAATACCCGGTATAGTGTCAGCGTTAACAGATCAATACGGCGCTATGCAAAGAAGATTTAATTTTGATTATAATATTATTTCTCAATTAAACAAGAGCCCTTGGATTCTTAAAGAGATAGAAAACAAGTTGGTAGAAAAAGGGTATTCGTCATTTGGGAAATACGTCGGGACAGAATTTCGTACTTTCTATAACTTAATGGGATTTAGTGTTAGTCCGGATCAGAAAGCAAAGAACAGGGCCTATGACTTCGCGCAGGATAAAATTAGGGGGATGCCCGGCTCTGAAATATTTTCCTGGCCCGGTGTCAATCCATTAGTGGGCTTAAGAGGCGCCTCTCTGGAAATTGAGGGAATAGATGAGGATTTTGATGGTAATCAGAAGGTGTTGAGCTTTTTGTTGGACTCGGTTATTGATGCTAACCAGAACACCCATAACCAAGCCTGGTTTTATGTTTTTATACGATTCGTCAGGGAATTGGACATGTTAGATATCGCTCTTGAGAGAATAGCGGCTAGAAAAGGAAAGCTGCCTAAACAGATCGGTATTATGATTGAAGTTCCCAGTGACGCTATACTGGCGGATAAACTCGGTAAGAAATTGCTGGCAATGAGGGAAAAATACAAAAAATACGGGGTGGAACTTACCTTTTTTTCTTTTGGAACAAACGATTATTCTCATCTTGCCGGTAAAGGCGACAGAGAAGATCCGCGGATGAAGCTGGAGCTTCTTGACCCTGCGGCTATTAAAGCGATTAACGCGATTAAAGAGGCGGGATTTTTCTATAATGATAGCATTAAGAAGTTGCCTTTAATTGACGAAGGTGCGGATGTAATGATTCAGTTAATGGAGGCGGTAGTAAAGGAAGCGAAAGAGCTAGGTATCCGAATAAACCTTTGCGGAGAATCGGTTACCAGTTTAGTGGGAAGAGGGGATTATGATTCTGCCGGAAAGATTATGAATTTATTGGATTCTTTTGGCATAAGCATGATGTCGGTCCGGCTTTTGGCATCGATGACCCGGCTCGATACAATGTCGGCAACAAAAGAAATCATCGCGCCTGAATCGGAAAAAGAGGTATTGTTTGATCTAAACGCAGGGGAAGTTAAACAACGCACAGGAGTTATTAAAGGCGAAGTGATTTACGTAGAGAAAGCGGAAGATTTATTGCCCGATGCGTTAAAAGGGTTGGAAGGCGCGGAGTTAGAAGAGAAAAGAGAATTCTTAAAGTTACAAAGCTTAGAGAGCGCGCGCAGCACAATGAAAACATATAATAAGGTCGTTGTTTTAAACCGAAACCTTGTCGCTATTTCTGAAGATGAATTAGTGAAAGCGATGACCCCGGCATATTTTGAACAGTTTAAACGAGAGGGGTTGCTTAAGCCTATAGGAAATAATCTTTACGTATGGACCAATCTTAACGTGCACGCTAAGAAATTTTCCGCTCAATTAAAAGATAGAAGATTCAGTGATGATGAGCGGACTAAAATAATGGCTATTTGGCAGAAATGCTGGGACAATACCATTGAAGGGCTTGAAAGAAGGGGCATTGATTGGGATGATTTGCAATACGCGAAGGCAATTATTGTCGATGGCGACGTAAATCTGGATGGCTGGGATGTGTTTCGCCGCGACAAGGGTATCGTACCTACAAGAATAAAAGCTATTGCCAAGGGTATAGGCGCGATGCGCCCGCAATTAGAAGGGCAATTTGTCACGATTGACTACGCAGCCAAGAAGATTTATAAAGGTAATCTTAAGGTTGAAAAGAAAAAAGCAATTGTCCGCTCCTTGCCAATACCGCAGTATGACCCGCAAATAGATACAAAACAGGCCGTTGAAGAAAATGCGAATAGCGTTTATTCGAAGATTGAGTTTAACCCGTTAGTTCTGTTGGCGTTTGAAAATGAACAGATAAAAGGTAAAACTTTAGAAGATTCTTTAGGAAAAGTATTTGACGAATATGTGGGGAAATTAATCGATGAGCTGGATAAAATCGCAAAAGAGAAATACCAGGATAAGAAACTGAGTTTAATTAACGAAATACAGGAAAAGATTAAAAAAGAACCTGAGAAAATCATAAAAGAATTTTTACAGGATAAACTTGATAAAATAACCCGTAATGATGGAGCAGCGTTATCTAAAAATTGGCTGGAAGAATTAAGGAATAGATATTTCGCGGACATGAGGAAGAGAATTGTCAGCCGCCTTAACGGAAAATCCGCTAAGGAATTCATAAAGGATTCGTTTAAGCAGCAGATGCAAGAAATTATAGAGAAAAATAAAGGGCAATTTGTGGTGCATAAGACAACAAGTTTGAATTGCCTGGTATTTAGGAATATGAATTTCGGTTTCTTGGTGGAACAGGTTAATCCTAACCCTGACTATGGTTTATTAGGAGCAGCCAGGGCGATTGGCGATTTTTGGGAGATCAACCGCCTTGAGTTAGAGGCATTTAAAGAAGTAAGAGCGGCATTGCCTGTCAAAGAAAGAAAGGATTTTGGTTTACAAATTACCGAACTTAAAGGAACTCAGAGCGGCGCGGTAATTATTGCTTGGAAATATATCTTGAAAGATATGGGTATTATTCCCGGCGAAGACGGCTTACAGCTGGGTGTTAATATTGCTACGCCTAGCGATACACTGGCTGTGGATAAATATTTCGAATATTTCAAAGATCTTGGAACGGGTTTAAATTTTGTAACTTTTGACAAAATAATGTTGGGAGCAGCTTGGGCAGGCGTCGATATCTACTGGAAAGAGTGGAGAAGATTGGCTAAAGAAGGAGAATTACAAGAGATCGGCGATGTCGCCATCAAAATCGTTAAAGGAAAGATGGAAGATATAAATAAGAATGACGATCAAAATAAAAAAATAATAGTTTCTTTCGCGCCACTAGTGAAAGAAACCAAAGAAATTAATGATGCAGCTGAGAAGCAAAAGATAGAAGAGAACGCAGTAAGCGGTAAAAATTAA